In the genome of Arthrobacter alpinus, the window TCGGCCGGGTTTTCCCTGCTGACGAACCCGCCCAGCTTTTCAAGTTCGACGGCGGCGATCGCCTCTTCCGCTTCGGCCGCCAAGCCGTCGAACTGGATCAGCAGCAGGGCATTCCCCCGTTGCGAGAGCGTGCTGCCGTTGCGGAAATCAAGCTCCTTGAGCGAGGGCCCGTCCAGCAATTCCAAAATGCAGGGCTGTACGCGCGCAGCACCCACGGCCAACACCCCGGCGGCAGCCTGCTGCACCGACGGGAAGAACACAGCCAGTGTGCGCACAATGGCTGGCAAGTACCGCAGCCGGACCGTGGCACCCACAACAATGCCAAGGGTCCCCTCGGATCCCACAAAGAGTCCCGTCAGGTCGTACCCTGCCACGCCTTTAAACGTCCTGTGACCGGTGTGGATCAAGGAACCGTCGGCCATGACCACGTCCAGGGACAAAACGGCGTCTCGCGTCACCCCGTACTTGGCGCAGCGCAGACCGCCCGCGTTTGTGGCGATGTTCCCGCCGATCGTGGAGATCTTGAAGCTGGCCGGATCCGGGGCAAACATCAGCCCATAAGCGGCAACAGCATCGTTGAGGTCTCCGTTGATGACGCCCGGTTCAACGCGAGCAATCTCATCATCCGGATTGATCTCAAGGATTTGGTTCATCCGAGTTAAATTAAGCACCACGGATCCTGCGGTAGCGTGGGCGCCGCCGGACACCCCGGTTCCGGCACCACGGGTCACCAGCGGTACCTTGTGCGTTGCGGCCGCCCGCACCACGGCTTGAACATCGGCCACGCTCTCGGCCCACACCACTGCCACCGGCTGCTGATAGTCCGTGACGGGGCCTTGGTCGATCGCGTACGTCTGCAGATCTGCCGCGTCGACGCTGATCTGGCCCTCCTGCAAGGACGTCCGCAGAGCGTCCAAGAAGTGAGGATCCAAGAGAGTAACGTGTGCGTTCATGTGCTGTGCAGCCCTTCCGTCAATGCCGTGTGTGCCACTTCAGTCTAGGAGCTGCACACCCGGCCAACGGTCGGGGCACCCGCTGCGGTCAGGCGGGGACGTTGATCCCCGGCAGCCGCCACACCTGAACGCCCGGGCCCTGCAGCTCGAGCTCCGTGGCATACACGGCAAAGCCACCCACGCTGAACGCGGGGGCCGCCTTGAGCGACTCATTGCTCCTGGCATCCAAGCCGAGCAGCGCAATCTCCACCCGGGAATCGGCCCGCGTCGCAATGAGCAGCAACGATTCCTCGGGCGATTCGCGCACAAAGGCGAGCACATCGCCGTCGGCCATCAGCCAGCGCATGCCGCCCTCGGACACGGCGGGGCTCTCATGGCGCAACGTCGTCAACGCCGAGTACGCACCGCGCAGGTCCGTGACAACACGCCCCGGCTCGTCCCACGGAATCGGCGTGCGCGCAGCCTCGCCCACATCGCCTTCCAAGCCAAACTCATCGCCGGCAAAAATCACGGGAATACCCGGCAGCAGCATCGACATCGCCGCAGCCACCACGGGCCCGCCAGGAATCATGACGCTCGCCGCCCGCGCCGTGTCATGCGTGTTCAGCGCGTTCATGGTGGCGTTGCGCACGGGCCAGCTGAAGGCGCTGGAAAGATCACGATGCGTGGCAAGTACGACGTCGGCACTCACCTTGTTTGGGCCCGGCAGCGGGGTGCCAAAGAAGTCCACGCGGGCGTCCGGGCTGCCCAACCATTGCCACAGTGGGCGGGTGAAGTTGGAGTACGTCATGGCGCCCTGCCAGCCGAAGCCGTCCACGTCCGCGCCGGCGTCGGAGGTTTCCTCACCCAACAGCAGCGCGTCCGGGTTGATGTCCAGGATCCGCGCCTGGATGAGCGCAGCCACTTCCTTGTTGATGTCCTGGGCGCCCAAACGCCCGGTCATGTTCCCCACATCGATCCGCCATCCGTCAAGATTGAACGGCGGCTTGAGCCAATGCGCCACGACGGAGTCCTCGCCCGTGACAAACGCTTCGCGCAGGGCAGGTGAGGCCCAATTCAGCTTGGGGAGGGACTTTACGCCCCACCAGCTCTCGTAATCGCTATGGTCCTCGTTGAAGTAAAAGTAGCCGCCCTCAACGCTGGACGGGTCCGCCTGTGCACGCGTGAACCATTCATGGGCATCGCCGGTGTGGTTCGCGGTGAGATCACCCATGACCTTCATGCCCCGGGCATGAGCCGCGTCAACCAAGCGGATGAGGGCTTCGTCGCCACCCAACAGCGGGTCCACCTCCATGAACGTTGAGGCGTCATAGCGGTGGTTGGAGCGGCCGGGGAAGAACGGTGTCAGGTAGACAATGTCGGCGCCGAGGGCGAGCAGTTCGTCAAGCTTTTCGGTGACGCCGTCGAGGTCGCCACCATAGAACTGGCGGGCAACATCCGGGCCCCGC includes:
- a CDS encoding FAD-binding oxidoreductase, encoding MNAHVTLLDPHFLDALRTSLQEGQISVDAADLQTYAIDQGPVTDYQQPVAVVWAESVADVQAVVRAAATHKVPLVTRGAGTGVSGGAHATAGSVVLNLTRMNQILEINPDDEIARVEPGVINGDLNDAVAAYGLMFAPDPASFKISTIGGNIATNAGGLRCAKYGVTRDAVLSLDVVMADGSLIHTGHRTFKGVAGYDLTGLFVGSEGTLGIVVGATVRLRYLPAIVRTLAVFFPSVQQAAAGVLAVGAARVQPCILELLDGPSLKELDFRNGSTLSQRGNALLLIQFDGLAAEAEEAIAAVELEKLGGFVSRENPAEAQRLVELRRNNRGLDVDAENRVGEDVAVPRSQLVHYITALEEMAVRHGVELQVIAHAGDGNLHPTFSVPTFEPAGIKALNAALDESIDKALELGGTITGEHGVGQYKLRWLPLEQAKEVLELQRSIKALFDPQGILNPGKAIPAAS
- a CDS encoding glycoside hydrolase family 13 protein — its product is MAANQPHHDGSALYVGSSTPKLGERCTLRLRVPQDWGTASRVWVRSVQDAEPRYDEATVVGSDGGWTWWEASMLHVNPVALYRFVIEVAGDEGGGASYWHLNNAGLHNRDTSDYNDFRITTAVAAPEWSREAVMYQVFPDRFARSAQADGRPTPDWAVACTWDTPVQGRGPDVARQFYGGDLDGVTEKLDELLALGADIVYLTPFFPGRSNHRYDASTFMEVDPLLGGDEALIRLVDAAHARGMKVMGDLTANHTGDAHEWFTRAQADPSSVEGGYFYFNEDHSDYESWWGVKSLPKLNWASPALREAFVTGEDSVVAHWLKPPFNLDGWRIDVGNMTGRLGAQDINKEVAALIQARILDINPDALLLGEETSDAGADVDGFGWQGAMTYSNFTRPLWQWLGSPDARVDFFGTPLPGPNKVSADVVLATHRDLSSAFSWPVRNATMNALNTHDTARAASVMIPGGPVVAAAMSMLLPGIPVIFAGDEFGLEGDVGEAARTPIPWDEPGRVVTDLRGAYSALTTLRHESPAVSEGGMRWLMADGDVLAFVRESPEESLLLIATRADSRVEIALLGLDARSNESLKAAPAFSVGGFAVYATELELQGPGVQVWRLPGINVPA